The window TTTTCAACATTTGCAATAATTTTTTAAAAAAAAATCATTTTTTTTTTTAGATCCCTGTTTTCACGGGAATGTCAGTTTTAATTAAAGCCTAAAAACAAAGTCTTTAGAGACTCTTTTCAATTAATATGCTTTAGCAAATAAAACTCTTTTTGAAGACGGCTTTCCTGAATAAATACAGGATCCGGACTCTTCTTTTGCGTCATTAGGGATACACCTAATTGTAGCTTTTGTAAGCTCTTTTATCTTATCTTCTGTCTCTTCAGAACCATCCCAATGCGCAGAAACAAAACCTCCTTTAGTTTCTATTACTTCTTTAAACTCATCAAAAGTTGTTACTTCTGTAGTATGTTGCTCTCTATAAGAAAGTGCTTTATTGAATAAGTTCTCTTGAATTTCTTCTAAAAGTACTGCAACAAAATCTACTACTTCATCTTGAGAAATAGTTTGTTTTTCTAATGTATCTCTACGAGCTACCTCTACAGTGTTATTTTCTAAATCTCTATTACCAATTGCAATTCTAACTGGAACTCCTTTTAACTCATATTCTGCAAACTTTGCTCCTGGTCTATAAGTGTCTCTATCATCAAATTTTACAGAGATTCCTTTAGCCTTTAATTCTTTTACAAAAACATTAACTTTCTCAGAAATAGCGGCTAATTGCTCTTCTCCTTTATATATAGGAACAATTGCTACTTGAATTGGCGCTAACTTTGGAGGCAGAACCAATCCTAAATCATCTGAATGCGTCATTATTAAACCACCAATTAAACGTGTTGAAACTCCCCAAGAAGTTGCCCAAACGTATTCTTGCTTACCTTCTTTAGAAGTATATTTAACATCAAATGCTTTGGCAAAATTTTGTCCTAAAAAGTGAGAAGTACCTGCTTGCAATGCTTTACCATCTTGCATTAAAGCTTCAATTGTATAGGTCTCATCTGCTCCTGCAAAACGTTCACTCTCTGTCTTTGCTCCTTTTACAACTGGCATTGCCATAAAGTTTTCTGCAAAGGTTGCATACACTTCTTGCAT of the Tenacibaculum todarodis genome contains:
- the proS gene encoding proline--tRNA ligase translates to MSKKLTKRSEDYSKWYNELVVKADLAENSAVRGCMVIKPYGYAIWENMKAELDKMFKETGHQNAYFPLLVPKSLFEAEEKNAEGFAKECAVVTHYRLQNDPEKEGKLRVDPKAKLEEELVIRPTSEAIIWNTFKGWVQSHRDLPLLINQWANVFRWEMRTRLFLRTAEFLWQEGHTAHTTKEEAISESKQMQEVYATFAENFMAMPVVKGAKTESERFAGADETYTIEALMQDGKALQAGTSHFLGQNFAKAFDVKYTSKEGKQEYVWATSWGVSTRLIGGLIMTHSDDLGLVLPPKLAPIQVAIVPIYKGEEQLAAISEKVNVFVKELKAKGISVKFDDRDTYRPGAKFAEYELKGVPVRIAIGNRDLENNTVEVARRDTLEKQTISQDEVVDFVAVLLEEIQENLFNKALSYREQHTTEVTTFDEFKEVIETKGGFVSAHWDGSEETEDKIKELTKATIRCIPNDAKEESGSCIYSGKPSSKRVLFAKAY